ACGCCCATCTGCGCGTCGATGAAGGGGAGCCGCTCCGAAAGCGGAAAATATGCGGTCCTGCGTTTCATAAGATACGTGCGCCACGCGTCGCCGGCCTGTACCGTATCGATGCGAATAAATCGCGTCGGCGCGCTTCGCAGGAACCGTTCGCGTATATCAAGACCGAGCTTCCCCGCCATAAGATCATCGTAGCTGATGGAGGCTTTATTGATCTGTCCGTACCGGTTGGTAACACCGCGATAGGACGCGGGAACGGCCAGTTTTGTCCGCTGCAGATATCCGTAGAGGATACCGTCGGCGCTGAACAATGATACCTGGTTCGGCGTGAGCGTTGCAAGGAAGGCAAGGCTGTCGCGCATATGCATCACATTCGTATCCGGCCGGCGATGCTGGTTTTGCGGCGAGAAGCGAATATCGTCGCGCTGTTCATAGGTCTCGCCGTGCGCGCGGTTGACCTTTTCCACCGAGCCGTACTTTGCCATAAGCCAGTTAATGTACTGTGACCGCAGATTGTATGGTGAACTTGAATCTCGCAGAAAAAGGGGGAATTTGAACTCGACGGGGCAATTCGCGATGAACGCCTCGCAGTCGGCGGCCATGGCCTTGCGATATGCCTCAGGTGTCTTCATAACGGGGCCAAGATCATTATCCTCGACGTCAAGCGACGTGAACCAGTGGTCCTTTCCGAACCATACGGACAATTCAGAGAACACCGGCGTGGTGCGGTAGGGGCCCTGCGATACATACACGCAGTCGGGGGAAAGATCGAGCGTATATTTCTTGAAAAGATACGCGTCGCTGCCCCAATAGCGCGGCAAAAGACGATACTCCACGGAATCCGCATTCCCCGTCGTCGACATCGTCACCATGAGGAGGAACGGGTACACCATGGTAATGGCCCCGCCGATGAGAATAAGATAAAGCGCCAAAAGCAGAAGACGGACCTTCGCGCTCTTTCTTCCTACTGTACTTACCAATGGCATATAAAGCTCCTCGTTTCCCGATTCGATGCGTTCATGATCGTACGCCCGGCAACCGACTTGTTATCCGGCAACGCCTTACGTCCGGCTGCCGCCGCCGGCCTTCTCTTCTACGCTCGTGCTCCTGAACTGCATCTTATTCATGATCCGCAGCTGATTGAGCGTGAACCCGATCAAAAGCGCGCCCAGTATCCAGGCAGCTGCGGTCGCGGTGCCGTAATCGAGATACACGAACGCGTTGTACCAGATGAAGAGCCCCGCCGTCATCGTCTTGTCCTCCGGACCGCCGCCGGTCATGACGAAGATGTTCTGCGACGCATGGAACGCGCCGACCACCGAGCCTACGAAATTGATTATGATAAGCGCCTTCAGATTGGGGAATGTCACATGTACTATTTTTTTCCAGAAGCCCGCGCCGTCGATATCCGCCGCTTCGTATTGCCCATCGGGTATGCCCTTGAGCGCGGCAAGATAGATGAGACAACCGCTCCCCGCATGCGCCCAGACGGCCGGCACTATTATCCAGAGCATGGCCAAGTCGGGGTCCTGCAGGAATTTCTGCACCTTGAAGTTGAACGCGCTTGCGAACATGCGCACAAGCCCCACGGGGCCCTCGCGCAGGACAGAGTTCGCAAGAAGGAAGATAAGAAAGCCGCCGATGAGCCCGCCGATGGCGATGGCGAAGAAGCGCTCCATCTTCTCATTGCGTCTGTTGAATATCTGTATGATGCACATGACCGCGAGCAATCCGAATCCCGCAAAGAGAAGCAGTTTCACGGTGAGCGCCGCGGCAAGCGGCCAGTCATTGAACATGAGCATAAAACTGTTCAAAAGACCCTGCTTCGTATTGTCATAGAGCATTCCCTTCCATAGGAAGAGCGTCACAATGCCGGTGGTGAGGGACGGGAGATAGTACAATGTTCGGAAGAAGACCTTTCCCTTCGGTATCTCGGAGAGGAGGATGGCAAGTCCCAGGGGCACGAGGAATCCCAAGCCAATCGAATACCCGACATAGATGAACGTCTGCAGAAGATATCGCCAGAACGTTATATCACCGACTATCTCGATGAAATTCTTTAACCCGACATATTTCGATGAGCCGAGTATCTTGTAATCCTGGAACGCCATCATAAGACCGCGCGCCAATGGATAATACGCCCAGATGAGAATGGTCGCCACCGCCGGGAGGAGAAAGAGCCACGCATATATTCTCCGGCGGCCCGGATGACCCCCGACGCCGAAACCCTCGCTGTCGCGGAATTTCGCTTCCATCTTGATCCCCGCTCGTATGATCATCACCCCGCCCGCGATAATGCCGGCGAAAATGACCGCAAGGATTATCCAGCCGAGGTTCGATCGCCGTTTGATCTCATGCGGCGGCAGATCGCCGATGATGGTATCGTTCACGCGCTTGACCACCTCTTCCATGACCGCCTGCGGGTCCTTCTTGAAATTACCCGTCACGAGATCGATGGGGTCATTGCCGACGGCATCGATGGGTATCTTAAGGTCGCCCGTGAGAACGTGCGTGAACCCTTTGCAGTAGGGTATCATTTTTGCATTGTTCTCAACATGGTCCCAGAACTTCACGCGCTCGCGCGGTATTCGTTCGACAACGTCCTCGAAGCCGGCCATTCTCAGGATGGACGGCCGCACATATTCCTGCACGCCGAGGTCGATGTACATCCTCGCCTTTATCGCCTGTGCTTCGGGGCCGGTCATGTATTCGATGTAATCCCACGCCGCTTTCATTATCTTCGCTTTATCGCGGCGGCCGGGCACATCCTCGGAAGCGATCGTCGAATTGATGCCGATATAATGTCCGCCCAGCATGAACGCATAATTCTCGCCGGGATAGGACGGGAACGTCGCAAGCGTCCACTCCGTCGGATCGGTATTGAGATCGCTTGCCGTACCGGCTTCCGAGAGGAATACAGCCTTCATGCCGAAGTACTTTTCCTTTACATTGCGCCCGACCATGGCGGCGGCGGAATCGACAACGCCGATATATATGCGGTCGATGATCTCTTTTTTCGTAAGATCGAACGTATCTCCGGAGAACGGGTCGACGGCTTTGCGGGCGCGTATCATCTCTACCGTGACATCGAACTCACGCCCTTTGTTGCGCATCCACGGCTGCTGTATCATCTTCCGGTAAAAGTGGAGCGCACGCATCGCTTTGGGCTTTTCCGTTTCAAGCCGCCACTTCACATCTTCCATGGCGTACTCGGCGGGCATTCCCAATCCTTCCATATATTTACGGTTAGACGCTATCATCGAATAGAATTTCGCATCGTCGCTCACATCGATGCCCAGGCGCCGATAGTCCACCGGCGGCGGCGGGACCTCAACGAGCTTGCCGTTCTTCTCGATGTACGGCGTGACCACATTCCCGCCGGCGGATAGAACGAATTGTACGTAATTCCAACCCGAACTGCCGGACGCGTGATTCATGCTGATGCCGTAGGTAAGCGGTGTGCCCGGGGGCGCATTAGGCTCTTTCGCGGGGTCGAACGTCATCTTCCGCGAGAAATCGTACATCTCGTCCCAATC
The genomic region above belongs to Spirochaetota bacterium and contains:
- a CDS encoding extracellular solute-binding protein codes for the protein MRTWLLTLLAVLMMPLFAADTAATNAEDEDFVELRLRVIPYSGTSSPDWMSRRKAFDEFVRLNPKIHIKALVPLRIEGTASDESEFLAMAGGVAPDVLYLTERKAADYRTQGFLLSLNSYLKEFEKSKRMRYKGIYSPSSAWELCHSSGHIYMVPYYYAPMTILCHTPTFARNGLAGKSPKDWDEMYDFSRKMTFDPAKEPNAPPGTPLTYGISMNHASGSSGWNYVQFVLSAGGNVVTPYIEKNGKLVEVPPPPVDYRRLGIDVSDDAKFYSMIASNRKYMEGLGMPAEYAMEDVKWRLETEKPKAMRALHFYRKMIQQPWMRNKGREFDVTVEMIRARKAVDPFSGDTFDLTKKEIIDRIYIGVVDSAAAMVGRNVKEKYFGMKAVFLSEAGTASDLNTDPTEWTLATFPSYPGENYAFMLGGHYIGINSTIASEDVPGRRDKAKIMKAAWDYIEYMTGPEAQAIKARMYIDLGVQEYVRPSILRMAGFEDVVERIPRERVKFWDHVENNAKMIPYCKGFTHVLTGDLKIPIDAVGNDPIDLVTGNFKKDPQAVMEEVVKRVNDTIIGDLPPHEIKRRSNLGWIILAVIFAGIIAGGVMIIRAGIKMEAKFRDSEGFGVGGHPGRRRIYAWLFLLPAVATILIWAYYPLARGLMMAFQDYKILGSSKYVGLKNFIEIVGDITFWRYLLQTFIYVGYSIGLGFLVPLGLAILLSEIPKGKVFFRTLYYLPSLTTGIVTLFLWKGMLYDNTKQGLLNSFMLMFNDWPLAAALTVKLLLFAGFGLLAVMCIIQIFNRRNEKMERFFAIAIGGLIGGFLIFLLANSVLREGPVGLVRMFASAFNFKVQKFLQDPDLAMLWIIVPAVWAHAGSGCLIYLAALKGIPDGQYEAADIDGAGFWKKIVHVTFPNLKALIIINFVGSVVGAFHASQNIFVMTGGGPEDKTMTAGLFIWYNAFVYLDYGTATAAAWILGALLIGFTLNQLRIMNKMQFRSTSVEEKAGGGSRT